The DNA region TCGGCTGCCCCAGTAGCGAGGAGGGCTGAAGACCGCGGTCGGCGCCGCTGACGCCGACCCGATGTCCTTGCCGGCCATTGCGACGAGGGCATCGGTTCGGGTTCAACGGCAAAGCTTCTCGATGGTGTCATCGAAGTCAGAGAACTCGTGCGCAGCCTGGTCGATGATCGCTGCGGCTGGCGCACGGTGGTTTGGAGCAAATCGCTCCGCAACAGCAGCCAGGTCACGATTGACCTGCGGAGCCCGATCGGGCTCGGGCTCATCCGAAGTAGCGGCCTCCCACGGACCGAAGCCGTCGGCCAGCAGCCACAGGAAGGCACCCATGTCGCGGGCGACGACTCCTGTCTCACCTTCTGAGCCCAGGAAAACGACGGGCTGCTGCGCGAGCTCCCTACCCGGCCGAACCAGCCAGAACGCCGCGTAACCGCCGGTGCCGTCTTGGCCGAAGACACGGAACTCGTCCCCGTTCACCTCGGTGTTGCCCGTCCACGCGCGAAACCAGTCAGTGGTCTCATCGGCAGACAGGAAGCACTCATAGGGCTCGAAGTCGACGCCGTCCTCGCCGATGCACTCAATCCGAACTGCCATCGCAGCGGCAAGGGCGTCGGGAAACTGGCGATCTTCGTTTGCGGTCACGCGAAGAGACTATCGATCGCCTCTTGATGGACACCGCCGCCTACCTCGCCTACACCGCAACCGAGACGAGGTGGACGGCAGGTCAGCCGTCGTCGTCCGCACCTCCTCGCAGGCCCCACTCGTCGAGGCCGGAGTAGATCACCGCAGTGCGGCCTCTGGGGAAGTTCAGCGCAGCGGCCTCACCGCTGTAGAGAGCGATCAACGCATCTTGCCCTCGCCACCAGGTGTCCGTCAGGCCCATCACCTCGCGTACTTGCACGTAACCCGTCAAGTCGATGCTGGCGACGTCCTCTCCGACGAGCTTGGTGACCTGTTTCGCCCACCCGGATGCATGGTGGGCCAGGGCCACCGACTCCACCCACCCCTCGATGGTTGCGTGGAGAGGGGCCCACTCTTCTGCCTGCATGCCGAACTCACCGGACGGACTGATCATGAACGAGTAGGGGACCGCGGTGCGCTGCATTCCGGCTTCGAACCACCATCCTGCGGAGTCCTCCTCCGGCGAGTCCGGATCGAGGTACTTGGGGCCTCCGTCGTACTGCGGTGCGGGTGGCAGGAGCAGACCGCCCCATCGGTCCTGGTAGGCCGCCATCCGATCAATCACCGCTGGTGGAACGTCTCGTTCGAGCCACCACTCCCGGTGCCCCTCAACGGGGCGAACGTCTACTTTGACGCCGTGCGTGCCGACAAAGGTTCGCGCTCGTCGGGTCAGGCCGTCGGGCACATCGTTGATGAGGTGAAGTTTCATCCGAGGACGCTACCCGGCTGGTGCAGGCGGGGCCTTGACCGGCTTCCGGAGGCAGAGAGCCCCAACAACGAGACTCGCTCTCTCCCCGCCCGCGGCGGCGAGGGCATCGGTCGTCAGGCGGCGCGAGTTGTGGGTACCTGTGTGACCCACCTCGTGGCCTCGGTCAGGTGCTCGGGCTGTAGACCGAGGTGCGGGTCGGGCTGAATGAGGAGAGTCGCCGCTCCCTTCGTAGTGCGCTCCATCGCCCAGTCATGGTCGAGGCCGGTGAAGTCGTCGTCGATCCAGACGGCGGGGGCGTCGGCCAGCCAGACGTCGATGTGGTCTCGTTTCCAGAGGTAGCCGTCGGGGTGGCTGGTGGTGATCTGAGGGCGAGGCAGGTCGATGTAAGGGAAGTCGGGCAGCCCCAGGAGAGGGCCGATGATCGTGGTGGCGTCCCTGCGCCAGCTCGTGCACCACACGGGAGTGACGAGCCCGCTGGTCAGGAGGTCGGCGAGGATGCGGCCCTGGCTCGGGTCGAGCCAGATGGGCACGGGGTCGTCGGGGTGTCGGCCGGTGGGCAGGACGGTGTGGCGGACGTGGGTGGGCGGGGTGCTCCCGTCGGCGGCCGGGAACGGGATGAGGACGCCGTCGATGTCGAGAAGCAGGTAGGGCAGGGGCATCGGTGCCTCCGTCGGTCAGCGTTTGCGGGCGGTGATCAGGAGGGTGGTGGGCCACGGGTCAAGGCGCGGGTGCCGCAGCTCCACCGTCGAGGTGACGCCCAGGCCCGCCCGGGAGAGGTGGGCTCCCCAGCGGCGGGCGTCGAACTCCCATCGAGCGAGGGGCAGTCGGGTGCGGTTGGGCATGGTGACGTAGTCCTCGCGCGGACGGTCGTCCGTGGATGGATGTCTTCCGGCCCGTGCCGGGTGAGGGACGGAGAAGGCCAGGACACCGCCCGGTTTCAAGCGTCGGGAAATGGCGGCGAGGAGGAGCTCGGGGGCGACGAGGCCGACGGCGCCGAAGACGGAGTAGATCGCGTCGAAGGTCTGGCCGGTGGCCTGCAGGTGGTGCAGTGCGTGGCCGGCGGCGAAGGTGGCGCCGTCGATGTGGCCGTAGTGGGAGCGGGCCCGGCGTACCTGGAGGCCGATCAGGTCCACGCCGGTGACGCGGGCCTGGTGATGCTTCGCGAGGTGGGCCACGTTGTGGCCGGGGCCGCAGCCCAGCTCCAAGACGCGCTTGCCGCACAGGTCCCGTCCCAGGACCTCGGCGCCGGGACCGATGCCCGCGTGGGTGCTCCACTCCATCCGGGCAGGTGCGCTGAGAGCATGCGCGGGAGCAGTGGCTGTGCGCTGGGCTGCGTGGGCGTACCAGGGGGAGACCTGGGCGAGCACCTAGACCTCCAGGAGTTGGACCACGTCGTTCAGGTGGCGGCAGACGACGGGGATGTGCGCGGGGTCCTTGGCCGGGTCGTCGATCCAGCGGATGGCCTGTTCCATGAACCACTCCACGGCCCACATGCGGTGCCAGCCCAGGGCCCATGCCTCGGCGGCGAGGCCGCCCCGGGCGGCGAGGGCATCTTCATGACCGCCTGCGGTGACGTACTGCTCCAGGAACACCCGCATGCGGAAGGGGCTCGGTACGTCGGTGGTGCCGTGGTAGGAGGCGAGGTCGATAAGGCCGGGTCCGGTGAAGGCGCGTGCGAAGTCGAGGAGGTGCCAGCCGTTCTCGCCGATGTGGACGCTCGTGGGGTGGAACTCGGAGTGGACCCAGCCGAACGGGTCGAGCGTCGCCCCCTGGACGCGGGTCTCGGCCGCGGCGGAGATCTTCCCCAGCGCGGTCTCGATGTCGTCGCAGTCCGTCCATCGGTCGGCTTTTCGCAGCCGCTGGAGGTGATCGAGGGCTCGGCCGGGCAGGGCTGCGAGGCCGGCACCGTCGAGGAGGGGCAGACCGCCCGCCGGGCGGGCGGCGTGGAGCATGACGGCGGCGGCGACGCCGTCGAGGTCGTCTGCGTCCCGTACGGGGGTGCCGAGGTCGTCCATGAGCATCCCGAGCCACTTGTCCTGCAGGGCGGTGGCGTGGAGCGCGGGGACCGGGAGCCGTCGCTGGTAGGCCAATCGCAGGGCCTGGGCCTCGCGGTCGAAGGGTTCCTTGGCGTATTTGAAGACGGCCGTGGTGCTGTCGGGGAAGGTGACGCGTTCGACGCCGGACATGCCCCAGACGCGAATCTCGGTACGTTCGGGGAGGGGCTTGCCGATGAGAGCGCACAGGTCGTTCAGCAGGGTGGCGGACAGGCTCTGGTCCATGGGGGTCTCCAGGGGACTGGTGGGCTCCGGGGTGGGCGCGCGCGAGCTGGCCCGCCCCGGAGCGGTACTGGGGGTGGGGTTACTCGGCTGCGGTCACGCGGTGGGCGTAGACCTGCTCGATCCAGCCCGCCTTGAACTCGGCCAGGTCGTCACGGAAGTTGGCCATCGAGGCACCGTAGGGCGCGACGACGCCGCCGGACTGGTCCGGCACGGACTGGCAGCCGTGCACGAGCCGGCCGCCGAGCGCGGCGTGGGCCTTGATGGACTCGATCCGTCGATGCTCGTTGAACCAGCCGCCGTGGTAGACCTCGTCGAGCATTCCGCCCGTCTCGTCGTCCAGGTCGAAGACGACGGAGGTGGCGGCGGGGAAGAACCAGCACGGGCCGACGTTGGAGATGTGCCCGTCCAGCTCGACCTTGTTGAGGGCCATCAGCGTCGCTGCCTCGCGCAGCATGCGCAGGTGGTCGGTGGTGATCTGCGGGAGGCCGAGGCCGGCCAGGTGTTCCTCGCGGAAGAGGTACGAGTACACCCCGTACGCCGTCGCCAGCACGCGGGCCGCGTCGGAGGTGGACTCGCCGTGGTTCTTGATGAAGTCGAGCGCGAGCTGCTCGACCGCGCTCTCGGTCGTCTCGTCCACGTCGAGGAGCTGGGCCTTCACCAAGTCCCAGTCGGCGACGAGCCAGGTGCTGGACTCGAAGCGGAAGAAGTACTCGGCCGGGTCGATGGTGATGCGCCGGCCGTCCACCTGGATGCCGGGCAGGCGGTTCCAGCGCGGGTCGAAGGCGTCGGGCAGCTCGACCGTGATGGTCGCGGTGTCGATGGTGGTCACCGTGTCTCCGTCTCTGATCGTCCGGGCCCGGGGCACAGGAATGCCCGAGCCCGTTAGGGCGTACGGAACTTGGGGCCGCCCGGCCCGCGATGCCGTGAGTGGGGCGGCTGTCGATAAGTGAACCGTCCGCTACGCAGAGTGGGTACGGTGTGAGCGAGGCCAAGCGGTATACACGGTTTACGGATCCGGAGCGGAGGCGATCGTGCCGGCACCGACCAGCGCCAACTCCCGCCTGCGCGACACGATCAACGCGGCCGGGTGCACGTACGAGGCACTCGCCAAGGACGTACGCCGCATCGCCGCCGAGAACGGCGAACTGCTCCAGACCAACAAGTCGGCAATCTCCCACTGGGTGGTCGGTGCCCGCACGCCGTCCGGCCAGGCAGGCCAATACCTCGCCGAAGCCCTCTCCCGGCGGCTGGGCCGCGTCGTCACCCGAACCGAGCTCGGCCTCCACTCACCCGACACGGAGTCGCCGCCGGAAACCGACCCCGTCACCGCGGTCACCGACCTCGGCCGCGCGGACGTCGAGCGCCGCCGCTTCCTCGCCATCGCCGCCTTCACTACGGCCGGAGTGGCCATGCCGCTCCTGCACGACCACGAAGCCACTTCGCGAATGCTCCGTGCCCGCACCGCCCGCTCCCTCGTGGGCAGCGATGACATCGACGTCGTACGGCAGATCACGGCAGCCTTCAGCGCCGCCGACGAACGCCTCGGCGGCGGCCACGGCCTGACCACCGTCACCGCATACCTCGCCGACACGGCCGCCCCCATGCTGCGCGGCCGCTTCCCCACAGAAGCCTTACGCCATGCAGCCTTCGGCGCCGTCGCCGAACTCGCCTACCTCGCAGGATGGAAGCACCACGACCTCGGCCACGAAGGCGCAGCCCAGCGCTACTACCAGGTCGGCTACCAACTCGCCTGCGAAGCCGACCCCCACGGCCACGCCGCCTGGATGATGCGCGCCCTCGCCCACCAGTCCCTCAGCCTCAAGCAACCCCACCACTGCGTGGACCTCGTCAAAGGAGCCCTCACCCGCGGCCTCGGCCACGTGGACGGCCAGACCGAAGCGCTCCTCCACATCACGCACGCCCGCGCCTACGCAGCCGTAGGCGAGAACCCACTGGCCGCCCGAGCTCTCCTCGCCGCCGAAGACGCACTCCTGCGCGAGGACGGACCCCAGCCCAGCTTCTCCCGCGTAAGCGGCCCCGCCGCCGGCACCGTGTCCAGCCACACCGCACGCACGCTGACCGATCTCGCCGACCACATCGGTACGGAACAGCAGCACCGCGACGCGCTAACCCGCTGGGACCCGGAGAAGTACAAGCGCGTCCACGCCCTCACTCACGCCGACCTCGGCGACAGCCTTGCCGCCCAGGCCCGAGCCGATGAAGCTGTCGCGGCCTGGACCCAGGCCCTGGTCCTCATGGAGGGCATGACCTCCGACCGCACCCGCAAGGCGATCACCTCGATCCGCTCCACGCTCGCGATCTACCAGCGCCGTCGCGTCCCCGGAGCCGCAGATCTCGCCCGCCGAGCCCGCGAGGCCCTCGCCTAACATGCCCAACAACCTGCCCGACGAAGGGAACCCCGTGGCTCAGCAGACCGACAACCGCCCCCCAGTTCTCAAGCCGGCGCTCGAATCGATGACCCTGCTCGTCGCGGCCGTCATCGTCCACGACAAGGCCACCAACCGCGTCGTACTCCTCCAGCGCAGCGAGAACGCCAAGTTCGCCCAGGGCATGTGGGACCTCCCCGTTGGCAAGAGCGAGCCCGGCGAGCCCATCACCGAGACCGCAGTCCGCGAGCTCTACGAGGAGACCGGCCTCACGGTGGCGCCCGAGTCCCTCAAAGTCGGCCACATCATCCACAGCGCATGGGGCGTTGAGGCCCCCAATGGCTTCCTCACGGTTGTCTTCGCCACCCACGAATGGACGGGCGAACCCGAAAACCGTGAACCCCGCAAGCACTCCCAGGTCCGTTGGGTCGAGGCCAATGCCATCCCTGAAGCCTTCGTGGACACAACTGCCAGCGCTCTCCGTCTGTACTTGAATGGTGGTACCGAGGTCTCCCTGGCCGGCTGGTCAAAAGATTAAGCACGACAGGGCCAGTTCGATACGTCCCCTCGCCCGTACGACAGGCTCCAAGACCAGGACTGATTCGGTTGTCCGTCAAGCTCGACCTTGCACCCGCAGGATCGCCGATGCGCTCACCGGCGCCGTCGCGGCTGGCGAGCGACGGGCTGGAGGGAAGACGTACGCCCGGGTCGACAGTCGCCTGGTCGCTGAGGTGCTTGCTGGCAGGTTCCGGGAGGCGCGGGATGTTCAGCGCTGCACAGATGCGGCAAGGCGCCTCAATGTGCCATTCATCACTCTCGGTGCATTAATCGTCACATGCTGTTCCTGGCTCGCTACCCTCCACGTGTGAACAATGAGCGGGGGCAGAGCCCCAACGAAGTGATCATCTGGGGCTACAAGTACACATGCAACATGTGTGAGACGTACGTGGATGATGACGAGACTGCAGAAGCCGCAGAAGAACGTCGCGCCGAGCACCGCGAACGAGCACACAGCGGCATGAAGCCCAAGGCGGGCGACCTGATCGAGAAGTTCGAACGCCGTCGGGAACCAGCACCCGAAGAGTCGTCGAGTGGGGGCGGGTGGATCATCCTCGTCATCCTCGTGGTCGGCTTTCTGGCCGCCAAACGGTGACCACGCCCCGGCGTAACTGAGGATTCCTCGGTGTGCGGGAGGTGCTGAGTAGCTGGTCAGAGTGACCGCGGCCCTTCGGAGCCCCCATATCGAGGTGGCCGCGGCAGGCATCGACACCGTGGAGTAGAGGGAGGGCTGGCTGCGGACTGGCACGCTGTCAGTCCGCAGCCAGTCCGCAGGACACCCGTAAGCGGCCGTCGGGAGCCAACGCATCCCAACGAGGAATTCCCAGGTCAGAGCCCTAGACGGGGCTCCGCCGCAGGTCAGGATCAGACCGCAGACGTTCCGCTTCAACGTGTAGCGGCCGATATATCATCACGTCACTGATCTGGCAAATATGCAGGTCAGAGAGGGTCCGACTCTTCGGGTTCGGGCCCTTAGTTTTTTCCCGTGCTGGGATGGTGCTGGGATAGCTGACCCTCGTCACCTGTCGTCACCTCTGGTCATCCGTACCGTGCTGGGATTGTGACGGGAGTGCCCGTGCTGGGATTTGTGCGACCAGGGTGCCGGCTGAGCTGTGAAGATAGTGCGGACGTGGCACTTTTCCTACTCATTTGACACAATCGGGGGTATGGCTGAGACGACGTACGGCATCGGGGAAGGCCCGGCGACGCGGGTGAGCCTGTCGCTGCCGGAGGGGACCGCGGAGGCGATCCGGGCGCGGGTGGGTAAGCGGGAGTTCTCCGCGTTCATCGCCGAGGCGGTCGAGCGTGAGCTGCGCGGGCAGGTCCTGGACGAGTACCTGGCGGACTACGAGAGCCGCAAGGGGCCGGTCGCCGAGCCGGTTCGTCAGCGGGCGCGGCAGGTCTTCGACGAGGTGTTCGCCGAGGAGGTCGAATGGCCCGCCGCAGGCTGAGTCACGAGGGGACGCTGGTCCTCGACAGCGAGGGACTCTCGAAGCTGCTCGCCGACGAAGAACAGGTGGTGGCTCTGATCGCTGAGGCGCGCTCGCGGGGCATGGAGGTCGTGATCAGTGCACTCACCATCATCGAAGCCGTCTACGCCCGTACGAACAAGTCCCGCCTGAACTGGGTGCTTTCCGGGCTGCGGGTCGTTCCCGTCGGCGACGAGGAGGCAAGGGCTGCCTCGAAGCTGCTGATGAATGCCGGGTTGCACGGGCACAAGTACGCGATCGATGCGGCCGTCGCCGAGGCCGCGCTGCGACAGCACCGCCCCGTGGTCATGCTGACTTCCGATATTGGCGACATGGCCAAGATGTGCGGCGAGCGGGTCCGGCTCGTGGCGGTGTGATTTCCCTTGGTCCGGCTCAGTAGGAGCGGGGCCCGTAGGGGCTCCAGTGACCGAGGAAGGGCTTGAGGTCGTCGCCGCTGGGTTTCGGCGGCGTGGGCAGTTTCGGCGCTGAAACCGATTCGGTGAGGTTTTGGAGGTGCGCGTCCGCGAACGCGAGCCACGCCTCGAGCTCGGTCCGCTCCTGCCCGGGCGGAAGTGATGTGGCATGGACGCCTACTGCTGCGACGTATTCGGTCAGGCGGCTGGCCTGGTACCAGGTGTCTGAACCGCCCCGGGTTCGGTAGAGAGCTCAGTTGTTGGTTGTGACCTGGGGTTTCATGGTTGTCAGGTAGTAGTTGGTCTCGTATTCGACGGGTGGGACGTGGCCTATCTCACCGTGGAGTCGGCGGTGGCAGTACCAGTCGGCCCATTCGGCGGTGACCAGCTCGACCTGGGAGAGGGACTTCCAGGGCCGCTGCGGCTTGATCAGCTCGGTTTTGAACAGGCCGATCGTGCTCTCCATCAGGGCGTTGTCGTAGGCGTCGCCGACGGAGCCGATCGAGGCTGCGATGCCGGCCGCGTCCAGGTGCTCGGCCAGCTTGAAACTGGTGTATTGGCTGCTTGCATCGCTGTGATGTGTCAACTCGCCGCGAACGTGTGGGCGTTGGTCGCGGTCGCGCTGCCACAGCGCCATCTCCAGAGCGTCCAGGACGAGCTGGGTCTCCTTCGACGTCGCGGCGGACCAGCCGACGATGCGGCGGGAGAAGGTGTCCACGACGAAGGCCACGTAGACCACCCCGGCCCAGGTCGTCACGTGCGTGAAATCCGCGACCCAGCAGCGGTTCGGTGCGGTGGCGACGAAGTCGCGGTCCACTCGGTCCGGTGCCCGCTCGGCCTGCTGGTCCGGGATCGTGGTGATGACCCTCTTGCCGCGGACGGCGCCGGCGATGCCGAGCTCGCGCATCAGCCGCTCCACGGTGCAGCGGGCCACCGCGTGGCCCTGCCGGTTGAGCTCCCGCCAGATCTTCCGGGCCCCGTAGACACGGTAGTTGTCGGTGTGGACCTGGCGGATCAGCTCCTTGAGTTCCGTGTCCCGCACGGTACGGGCGGACGGAACGGCCAGTCGTTTCTTGTGGGCGTAGTAGGTGGAAGGGGCGATCTTGCAGTCGTGCTCGGTGAGTGTCCTGCAGATCGGCTCGACCCCGCCGAAGCGGTCCCGGTGCTCGTCGATGAACGCCACGAGCGAAGATGTGGCCGGTCGAGCTCGGCCGCGAAGAAACTCGCCGCCGCCTTCAAGATGTCGTTCGCCCGCTTCAGCTCGGCGATCTCCTTCTTCATCGCCTTGAGCTGGGCCGATCTCGGCGGGGGCCATGTCGGCGAACTCCGCCCACCGGCTTCTGGTCCACGAAGATCGCCGGGGCCAGGTTCTCGATCAGGTCGAACTCGGGGCGCTCGTAACGGGGCAGCCGGTTGCGGATGAACGCGGGGAACACCTCGTTGAGCTGCTGCTGCGACTCCACCGCGACCGTGTCGAAGACGATGGACGACTTGCCGGAACCGGACACTCCGGTCACCACGGTCAGAAGGCCCAGGGCAATCCGAAGGTTCACTCCCTTCAGATTGTTGGCGCGGGCCCCCGTCACCACGATGTGCTGCCTCTCCTGACGCAGCGCGATCCCGTCTCCCTCACTCGCTGTTCTCGTGTCCGTCAACCGCTGACCACTGCGTCTGATTCACTACTGTGTGTGTCCCACCCGCCCCGGCGGCGTCAGCGGCCACATCTCCCCTTGAGGGCCGGCCACTTCGGGTGACCAGGTCCACCAGGAACCCATTCCGAAAGTGCGCTGCGATTTGTTCGGTGAGCAGGCGGCATATCCATGCCTTTCGAGTCGCTCAGGTCGGGGCTGTCGGGTGAGGAGGGCGGCACGTACGGTCTTGTCGTCGGCCCTTGGGCGACCGCGGTGGCGCCGGTGAGGTGGCCGATCACGGGTCCGGCCGAATCCTCCGGTGCCACCGCTCGGGTCAGGAGTACGCGGGCGCTGCGCTTGCGGGATGTGGTCGTGCACGGCCACCCCGGAGCTGTCCGGGTGCGCGGTCAGGCCCAGGGTCCATGTGCCGCCGCCGAGACGCGTCGGCGACGGATGTCGGGGAACGGAGGGTCGCCACGCTGACGCTCATCGTGTCCACATGTGTCCACAGGTTCCCCTGGTCTGCGCTCCTCACCTCCGGACATCCAGAAATCTCTGTTCGCCAGAGTAGACATTGGGTCGTGGCGTGGTTAAGGTTTCTCTTGTAGTCGAGATCGAGCAGGGCCCGGCAGAGATGAACTGCCGGGCAGTGGTACCGCAGTTGCAGTACGCAGGACAGTGCGGGGGTGGAGTTCTGAAGCCAGGGTTGTTGCAGGAAGGCGACAGGGCTGACCACCGCACTGGGCGGCCCGCCGTGATCAGGGGCTGCCGTGGCCACCGCTGCGGCTCACGCGGCAGCAGGAAGTGCGGCTCGCGGTACCCAGCAGTGAAGTCAGTGAGCGGTACCTCGGTGAAGGCGTCGGGCTGCGGGCGCGCGCACCGGGAGTTTCGGCAGTGGGGCTCCAAGCCTGAGCAGACGAAGGACGGGCGACGGGGCCGGCTGCCGAAGAGTGGCGCTAGGGCAGGCCACGAAGCGGTATGCGTCACCAGCAGTACGCAGGAGAGCAATACCAGCAGTAGGTAAGTGATTGATCCCAGAGGGAAGAAACGGAGGATCCGGACGCCATCAGGATCGCCCGGGCGAATGCCTTGAGTCCGGGTACCGCAGGACATCGATAGTGAGGTGGTCTCCGGTCAAGCAACCGCGATCCCCGCAGGTCCCGAGAGTCTTTTAGCCGGGTCTGCGGAAACAGAAGGCCGGTGCCATGTCAGGGCCGGTGGATGGTGTAGCAGTTCCTTCGGGGCCTTGGTGCCGTACGGCACCAAGGCCCCTCCACGCGTTCCATGGAGAGGTGCAAATGACAGCAGACGACTCGATCGGACGACTCGATGACGACGACTACCCCGCTTACACCATGGGCAGGGCGGCCGACATGCTGGGGACCACCCAGGGCTTTCTCCGTGCGATCGGGGAGGCCCGCCTGATCACCCCGCTGCGCTCCGAGGGCGGCCATCGCCGCTACTCCCGCTACCAACTGCGCATCGCCGCACGCGCCCGGGAACTTGTCGACCAGGGCACCCCCATCGAGGCCGCCTGCCGCATCATCATCCTTGAAGACCAGCTCGAAGAAGCCCAGCGCATCAATGCCGAATACCGTCGTGCCGCGTCAGACCACCACCGGTGACTGACCGTAGTCCGCAGCAATAGGCCGCGTATCCACCGTTTCGCTGAATCCCCACACGGGCGCACGACAACTGAAGAGCTCGTCTGCCGGCGCGCGATCGGGAGCACCAGCGCGCCTCTCCGTCGCCCTTCGTGCGGGGTCTTTGAGAAATGACCTTGTGTGCGGGTTCGTCAGGTCGGTCCACGGGCGGCGGACACCGCGGCGGGCCCGTCGCCGACAGCTGGGATGGACCCGTCCGGAACCGTGTTTCTCGCAGACGGCACCTCTGCCTGTGCGTTCCGTTCCAGAGGGCGTTAAGTCCCTTCCCTAAAGGTTCGTGATCGCTTGTTCGTGGTACGGGCCGTCGCGTGGGCCCGCTGTCGAACATGTGCTTGCCGGGGATGCGGGCACGGAGCGAAGACCGTACCCGAGCGACTTGTCGGACGCGCAGTCCCGAAGACCATGACGGGACTGGATGCCAACAAGAAGGTGTCAGGGCGTAAGCGGAGACTGGCCATCGACGTCCTGGGACTGATCATCGGCGTCGTGGTGCTGGCCACCTCCGCCTCACGCGTCTACTGGGCCTCCGTCGCGAACATGGCCCGCCGTTTCACCGCACCGGCCGCACCTGGCGCGATGCTCTCGGGCTGGCCGCGTGAACGTCGTCGCACTCCTGGCGGACCTTCAGGCCCAGCACGACGAGAGCGTAGTCCGGGCCGACGAACTACGGGACCCGGATGCGCACTTCACCGCCGCCCTGATTGAGACGGAAGTGCGGCTCGAGGACATGGCCACCACACGGAAGGTCATCATCGAACGCGTCCCACCCGGGACCGAGCCTGTGGCGAACACCGACTACCGGGCTAGCGTGAATGCCTTCGACCAGCACCCCGACCAGGTATTCAGGGCCCGTGAACTGCACGAACTCCTCGGCACGCCCGCCGGCGAGGCGACCGCAAACATCACGCGCAGCCGCCTCGGACTCCTCACCCGACCCGGACGAGGCCGCTACCAGAAGCCGTCTTGACGTCCTCTGGGAGGCACCGGGCCCTGGTCCTTGGGCCGTGGTCCGATGCTCGGGGCAGATGTATTCCACACGACTGGGGCGTGGCAATACCTTCGTCCTCGGCAGTCTCGAAGCGGATCGTCACGGCCGTCGGAGCAGCCGCGACACTCGTCGCCGTTGTCGTAGTGCTGATCGGGCTGAGTCCATGGAGGACCGCACGACCTGGTCTCGAACGGGCCGGGCATGATCACCGTCCGTGCGTCGAGCGTCCTCCACCTCGCTCAACAGGACTCCGGCACGTGACCGCCAGCGTCCAGGATGCGGTTCCCTCCCCGTCCTGGCAGAGCCGGCCAGGCTCAGGCCACGGGCTCATCGGGCTTCACGAGCGGTTCGCGGCCCTGGGCGGCGCACTGCGCACTGGCCCCAGAGGCAGTGGACCCGCTACGAATTGCGAGCCGTCTTCGGCAAGGTGAACGAATGACATTCGCCGACGAACCGACGGGGACCATCAGCGTGGACCTCGTCGACGAACACAACCTGCTGCGCGAAGGCCTCGCGGCCGTGATCGACGCCGACAGCCGACTGCGCGTCGTCGCAGGCTTCCAGCGGAATGAAAGCGTTCGAGGTCATCAGCTCGACCGTGCTCGACGTGGGCTGATGGACATGCCATGCCGCGCTCGGA from Streptomyces sp. NBC_01754 includes:
- a CDS encoding SMI1/KNR4 family protein, which encodes MTANEDRQFPDALAAAMAVRIECIGEDGVDFEPYECFLSADETTDWFRAWTGNTEVNGDEFRVFGQDGTGGYAAFWLVRPGRELAQQPVVFLGSEGETGVVARDMGAFLWLLADGFGPWEAATSDEPEPDRAPQVNRDLAAVAERFAPNHRAPAAAIIDQAAHEFSDFDDTIEKLCR
- a CDS encoding HAD domain-containing protein, which translates into the protein MPLPYLLLDIDGVLIPFPAADGSTPPTHVRHTVLPTGRHPDDPVPIWLDPSQGRILADLLTSGLVTPVWCTSWRRDATTIIGPLLGLPDFPYIDLPRPQITTSHPDGYLWKRDHIDVWLADAPAVWIDDDFTGLDHDWAMERTTKGAATLLIQPDPHLGLQPEHLTEATRWVTQVPTTRAA
- a CDS encoding class I SAM-dependent methyltransferase produces the protein MLAQVSPWYAHAAQRTATAPAHALSAPARMEWSTHAGIGPGAEVLGRDLCGKRVLELGCGPGHNVAHLAKHHQARVTGVDLIGLQVRRARSHYGHIDGATFAAGHALHHLQATGQTFDAIYSVFGAVGLVAPELLLAAISRRLKPGGVLAFSVPHPARAGRHPSTDDRPREDYVTMPNRTRLPLARWEFDARRWGAHLSRAGLGVTSTVELRHPRLDPWPTTLLITARKR
- a CDS encoding aminoglycoside phosphotransferase family protein yields the protein MDQSLSATLLNDLCALIGKPLPERTEIRVWGMSGVERVTFPDSTTAVFKYAKEPFDREAQALRLAYQRRLPVPALHATALQDKWLGMLMDDLGTPVRDADDLDGVAAAVMLHAARPAGGLPLLDGAGLAALPGRALDHLQRLRKADRWTDCDDIETALGKISAAAETRVQGATLDPFGWVHSEFHPTSVHIGENGWHLLDFARAFTGPGLIDLASYHGTTDVPSPFRMRVFLEQYVTAGGHEDALAARGGLAAEAWALGWHRMWAVEWFMEQAIRWIDDPAKDPAHIPVVCRHLNDVVQLLEV
- a CDS encoding tetratricopeptide repeat protein encodes the protein MPAPTSANSRLRDTINAAGCTYEALAKDVRRIAAENGELLQTNKSAISHWVVGARTPSGQAGQYLAEALSRRLGRVVTRTELGLHSPDTESPPETDPVTAVTDLGRADVERRRFLAIAAFTTAGVAMPLLHDHEATSRMLRARTARSLVGSDDIDVVRQITAAFSAADERLGGGHGLTTVTAYLADTAAPMLRGRFPTEALRHAAFGAVAELAYLAGWKHHDLGHEGAAQRYYQVGYQLACEADPHGHAAWMMRALAHQSLSLKQPHHCVDLVKGALTRGLGHVDGQTEALLHITHARAYAAVGENPLAARALLAAEDALLREDGPQPSFSRVSGPAAGTVSSHTARTLTDLADHIGTEQQHRDALTRWDPEKYKRVHALTHADLGDSLAAQARADEAVAAWTQALVLMEGMTSDRTRKAITSIRSTLAIYQRRRVPGAADLARRAREALA
- a CDS encoding NUDIX domain-containing protein, with product MPNNLPDEGNPVAQQTDNRPPVLKPALESMTLLVAAVIVHDKATNRVVLLQRSENAKFAQGMWDLPVGKSEPGEPITETAVRELYEETGLTVAPESLKVGHIIHSAWGVEAPNGFLTVVFATHEWTGEPENREPRKHSQVRWVEANAIPEAFVDTTASALRLYLNGGTEVSLAGWSKD
- a CDS encoding PIN domain-containing protein encodes the protein MARRRLSHEGTLVLDSEGLSKLLADEEQVVALIAEARSRGMEVVISALTIIEAVYARTNKSRLNWVLSGLRVVPVGDEEARAASKLLMNAGLHGHKYAIDAAVAEAALRQHRPVVMLTSDIGDMAKMCGERVRLVAV
- a CDS encoding IS3 family transposase, which gives rise to MAPAEIGPAQGDEEGDRRAEAGERHLEGGGEFLRGRARPATSSLVAFIDEHRDRFGGVEPICRTLTEHDCKIAPSTYYAHKKRLAVPSARTVRDTELKELIRQVHTDNYRVYGARKIWRELNRQGHAVARCTVERLMRELGIAGAVRGKRVITTIPDQQAERAPDRVDRDFVATAPNRCWVADFTHVTTWAGVVYVAFVVDTFSRRIVGWSAATSKETQLVLDALEMALWQRDRDQRPHVRGELTHHSDASSQYTSFKLAEHLDAAGIAASIGSVGDAYDNALMESTIGLFKTELIKPQRPWKSLSQVELVTAEWADWYCHRRLHGEIGHVPPVEYETNYYLTTMKPQVTTNN
- a CDS encoding MerR family transcriptional regulator, encoding MTADDSIGRLDDDDYPAYTMGRAADMLGTTQGFLRAIGEARLITPLRSEGGHRRYSRYQLRIAARARELVDQGTPIEAACRIIILEDQLEEAQRINAEYRRAASDHHR